In Rhodococcus pyridinivorans, the following proteins share a genomic window:
- the mobF gene encoding MobF family relaxase has protein sequence MTVHKLNAGDGYVYLTKHVAKGDATESRKPDAVEYYLAKGTPPGIWCGKLAEKVGVEIGTEVTESAMRSVFGAARTPDAFDTRPNADAPLGERLEWSRRTALGRAFSWFQKSQEYVNDVEELCSAYKAQHGDYPDTQTKRDIQFSTARKHLHRVNGERAALLSDDDIWQFITEQYGKTRTSVAGYDLVFTPAKSISLLWGLGDQRIKAAVEQAHAQAVSETLEWIENEVIYTRRGAGGARKIKTEGLLVARFDHYDNRAADPNLHTHCAVLNRVFAESKWTTIDGTILYKANVAGSEKYNTRVADLVARQLGVTFVPRPDTPVGKLPVHEVDGIPLTLIEEFSRRSAIEARQEELAREYKAKYGKNPPKKVQYAHAQQATLDTRNAKNPPRSLSELRAEWRERAEAILAGGDPGELVDAVQDERDRRPDLSPDQVPAVVEKTVDTLSRKVGTWTVFSLSAELDRQLREFSFAHDDELRAMYDNALELALRDYCLPTFTEEHRGPERITERIERGLVRSHLVDRAEMRYTAQSVLDAEDFVRRQAETGDERTVSDFVIRRQIRRAEKKAGHSLGGDQIAMIEHFLTAKKRVAVAVGAAGAGKTTAATVIARAWEATHGPVVALGPSARSAEVLGEEISVQGRTIADVLTRHRAGIATGIEKGSLLLVDEAGMASARDLADLTRIAVDAGAVVRLLGDPQQLASVEAGGVLRDLADLTGAPFLEKVHRFATDGEADASLLLRSGNVDALDWYKRNDRIREGMAHELADMVFDAYVADVEAGHVTLMVAPTNDLVRELNEKAAAYYRAGGTVTGPGVVLADGLEAAVGDVVVTRKNNSKYVVKDSEGNKSGRVKNGDLWTVAEIGTDGSLRLRNNISSGEVTVAADYITENVQLGYATTVHRSQGMTVGHCHVLAAANMDRQSLYVALTRGKLANIVYAAHDELPDWDFEHAQDEHPGAIGLLAKILERDGSQRTAHQMIEQAQRKAASWSQVTEVYELAVSTLYEDYTEQLLGRILTERQFGWVHDLGGWEAIVKSVAQAETFGWDTESLLCDAVEVMREHGRAGRLDDGANAPGRVLAAALKDRISPTDGPALPRTRRDDLAHYKVPALTDAAAQMDPILTTYARAHQQQMHAFIDSYLTTAIEQNLPWLAAVGTPSDDPRRIKLWNTTVRDIAISRVVADAPDDQHDPLAYLQGTRREKAGAAIARLTTPPSQRRGSVTPAAPYARYSDTELRAARQASLQRLSEDRMLLALAQEELDRVSGTDSAITAVDERIAQVERQDQQIQAVRASRAALDRLRTDPAATAEQITAATSAVAAAEHAAPLERDWPIIERSAQFNRAAASRYDRARVLDDQAIGRVRDRITRLGDGLRTEENILGQIDAEITRRDREGTPSDARRRSEPEQVSQPSANPHPELDPIQRDSGPEAQM, from the coding sequence ATGACCGTCCACAAGCTCAATGCTGGGGACGGCTATGTCTATCTGACCAAGCATGTTGCCAAGGGCGACGCCACCGAGTCCCGCAAGCCTGATGCGGTCGAGTACTACCTCGCGAAGGGAACCCCACCCGGCATCTGGTGCGGCAAGTTGGCTGAGAAGGTCGGCGTCGAGATCGGCACCGAAGTCACCGAATCGGCGATGCGGTCGGTGTTCGGTGCCGCCCGCACGCCTGATGCATTCGACACGCGGCCGAACGCGGACGCCCCGCTCGGGGAGCGGTTGGAGTGGTCGCGGCGGACTGCTCTGGGTCGTGCATTCTCGTGGTTCCAGAAGAGTCAGGAATACGTCAACGACGTTGAGGAATTGTGCAGTGCCTACAAGGCGCAACACGGCGACTACCCCGACACTCAGACCAAGAGGGACATCCAGTTCTCCACCGCCCGTAAGCACCTTCATCGCGTCAACGGTGAGCGCGCCGCCCTGCTCAGCGACGACGACATCTGGCAGTTCATCACCGAGCAGTACGGCAAGACTCGCACCTCGGTAGCCGGCTATGACCTGGTATTCACTCCTGCCAAGTCCATCTCCCTGTTGTGGGGCCTCGGAGACCAACGGATCAAGGCAGCGGTCGAGCAGGCACACGCGCAGGCGGTGTCCGAGACGCTGGAGTGGATCGAAAACGAGGTGATCTACACCCGCCGCGGCGCCGGCGGTGCCCGCAAGATCAAGACCGAGGGTTTGCTGGTGGCCCGGTTCGATCACTACGACAACCGCGCCGCGGACCCGAACCTGCACACCCACTGCGCCGTGCTCAACCGGGTCTTCGCCGAGAGCAAGTGGACCACCATCGACGGCACAATCCTCTACAAGGCGAACGTCGCCGGGTCAGAGAAGTACAACACCCGGGTCGCCGATCTGGTCGCCCGGCAGCTCGGTGTCACCTTCGTCCCGAGGCCCGATACACCGGTCGGCAAGCTGCCGGTCCACGAGGTCGATGGCATCCCGCTGACGCTCATCGAAGAGTTCTCGCGCCGCTCCGCGATCGAGGCCCGCCAAGAAGAACTAGCGCGTGAGTACAAGGCCAAGTACGGCAAGAACCCGCCGAAGAAGGTGCAGTACGCCCACGCGCAACAGGCCACCCTCGACACCCGCAACGCCAAGAATCCACCGCGTTCGCTGTCCGAGTTGCGGGCCGAATGGCGCGAGCGGGCCGAGGCGATCCTCGCTGGCGGCGATCCCGGCGAACTGGTCGATGCTGTGCAGGACGAGCGCGATCGCCGCCCCGATCTGTCCCCGGATCAGGTCCCCGCCGTGGTGGAGAAGACGGTCGATACGCTCTCGCGCAAGGTGGGCACCTGGACGGTGTTCTCCCTGTCCGCGGAACTCGATCGGCAGCTACGCGAGTTCAGTTTCGCCCACGACGACGAGCTACGGGCGATGTACGACAACGCCCTCGAACTCGCCCTGCGGGACTACTGCCTGCCGACCTTCACGGAGGAGCATCGCGGACCGGAGCGCATCACCGAACGCATCGAACGCGGCCTGGTACGTAGTCATCTCGTGGACCGCGCCGAGATGCGGTACACCGCACAATCAGTCCTCGACGCCGAGGACTTCGTGCGCCGACAAGCCGAGACCGGTGATGAGCGCACCGTCTCCGACTTCGTGATCCGACGCCAGATCCGCCGCGCCGAGAAGAAAGCCGGCCACAGCCTCGGCGGCGACCAGATCGCCATGATCGAACACTTCCTCACCGCGAAGAAACGCGTCGCGGTCGCAGTCGGAGCGGCCGGCGCCGGCAAGACCACCGCCGCGACGGTGATCGCCCGCGCATGGGAGGCCACGCACGGACCAGTCGTCGCCCTGGGCCCGTCCGCCCGTTCCGCCGAAGTGCTCGGAGAAGAGATTTCGGTGCAGGGCCGCACCATCGCCGACGTGCTCACCCGCCACCGTGCCGGTATCGCGACCGGCATCGAGAAGGGCAGCTTGCTGCTCGTGGACGAGGCGGGCATGGCCTCGGCCCGGGATCTGGCAGACCTGACACGCATCGCGGTCGACGCCGGTGCGGTGGTGCGCCTGCTGGGTGATCCGCAGCAGCTCGCCTCCGTCGAAGCCGGGGGCGTGTTGCGCGATCTCGCCGATCTGACCGGCGCCCCGTTCCTTGAGAAGGTGCACCGGTTCGCCACCGACGGCGAAGCCGACGCGAGCCTGCTGCTGCGCAGCGGCAACGTCGACGCCCTCGACTGGTACAAACGCAATGACCGCATCCGCGAAGGCATGGCCCACGAGCTGGCGGACATGGTGTTCGACGCCTATGTCGCCGACGTCGAGGCCGGCCATGTCACGTTGATGGTCGCCCCGACCAACGATCTGGTGCGCGAACTCAACGAGAAGGCCGCCGCCTACTACCGCGCAGGCGGCACCGTCACCGGCCCCGGTGTCGTCCTCGCCGACGGTCTCGAAGCCGCCGTCGGAGACGTGGTGGTCACCCGCAAGAACAACTCCAAGTACGTCGTGAAGGACTCCGAGGGCAACAAATCTGGTCGAGTGAAGAACGGCGATCTGTGGACCGTGGCCGAGATCGGCACCGACGGATCGCTGCGCCTGCGCAACAACATCAGCTCAGGTGAAGTCACCGTCGCCGCCGACTACATCACCGAGAACGTGCAACTCGGGTACGCGACGACCGTGCACCGCTCCCAGGGCATGACCGTCGGCCACTGCCACGTGCTCGCCGCAGCGAACATGGATCGGCAATCGCTGTACGTCGCACTGACTCGCGGCAAACTCGCCAACATCGTCTACGCCGCCCACGACGAGCTCCCCGACTGGGACTTCGAACATGCCCAGGACGAGCACCCCGGTGCGATCGGATTGCTGGCGAAGATCCTCGAACGCGATGGTTCACAGCGCACCGCCCACCAAATGATCGAACAGGCCCAGCGCAAGGCCGCCTCGTGGTCACAGGTCACCGAGGTCTACGAACTAGCCGTGTCCACGCTGTACGAGGACTACACCGAGCAGCTCCTCGGCCGAATCCTCACCGAACGGCAGTTCGGCTGGGTGCACGACCTCGGGGGCTGGGAAGCCATCGTCAAGTCCGTCGCCCAGGCCGAAACCTTCGGCTGGGACACCGAAAGCCTGCTGTGCGACGCCGTCGAGGTGATGCGTGAGCACGGCCGCGCCGGCCGCCTCGACGACGGCGCGAACGCTCCCGGTCGTGTCCTGGCCGCAGCGCTCAAGGACCGCATCTCCCCCACCGACGGACCGGCATTGCCGCGCACCCGCCGCGACGATCTGGCGCACTACAAGGTGCCGGCCCTGACGGACGCGGCGGCCCAGATGGACCCGATCCTCACCACCTATGCCCGCGCCCACCAGCAGCAGATGCACGCCTTCATCGACTCCTACCTCACGACCGCGATCGAACAGAACCTCCCGTGGCTCGCCGCCGTCGGCACCCCCAGCGACGATCCACGGCGAATCAAGCTGTGGAACACCACCGTGCGCGACATCGCCATCTCCCGCGTCGTCGCCGATGCACCCGACGACCAACACGACCCACTGGCCTACCTACAGGGGACCCGTCGCGAGAAGGCCGGAGCAGCGATTGCCCGGCTGACCACTCCACCGTCCCAGCGCCGGGGTTCGGTGACGCCGGCCGCACCGTATGCCCGCTACAGCGACACTGAACTACGCGCTGCCCGCCAGGCGAGCCTGCAACGGCTCTCCGAGGACCGGATGCTGCTGGCTTTGGCGCAGGAGGAGCTTGACCGCGTCAGCGGCACCGACTCCGCGATCACCGCCGTCGACGAACGTATCGCCCAGGTCGAGCGACAAGACCAGCAGATCCAGGCGGTCCGAGCCTCCCGCGCTGCTCTCGACCGGCTGCGCACCGATCCGGCCGCCACCGCAGAGCAGATCACGGCAGCAACCTCGGCGGTGGCGGCGGCCGAACACGCCGCACCCCTGGAGCGGGACTGGCCGATCATCGAACGCTCCGCACAGTTCAACCGGGCCGCGGCCTCGCGCTACGACCGCGCCCGCGTCCTCGACGACCAGGCGATCGGCCGGGTCCGCGACCGCATCACCCGACTGGGCGACGGCCTGCGCACCGAAGAGAACATCCTCGGCCAGATCGACGCCGAGATCACCCGACGCGACCGCGAAGGAACCCCGTCTGACGCCCGTCGGCGCAGCGAACCCGAGCAGGTATCGCAGCCGTCGGCGAACCCGCACCCCGAGCTGGACCCGATACAGCGAGATTCCGGCCCCGAGGCGCAGATGTGA
- a CDS encoding HNH endonuclease — translation MSDDVEPALDIGFPDLDVEIVTEESEERPRVRVVDNSLRPSKTNIAAFWSKVVKSPTCWYWVGAISAPDGYGRFNFQRENRQRTMLAHRFSVELVHGPLTPDVVCEHKCNEPLCVRVGTGHLVESTHSENVRYAIALGRLSGHSLLDGQGRSRYERYAAVDVSARRVSAVGYGSPDPRKDR, via the coding sequence ATGAGTGACGATGTGGAGCCCGCGCTCGACATCGGGTTCCCGGATCTCGACGTCGAGATCGTCACTGAGGAGTCGGAGGAGCGGCCGCGGGTCCGGGTCGTGGACAACTCGCTGCGACCGTCGAAGACGAACATCGCGGCGTTCTGGTCGAAGGTCGTCAAGTCCCCGACGTGTTGGTACTGGGTCGGCGCGATCAGTGCGCCCGATGGGTACGGGCGGTTCAACTTCCAGCGCGAGAACCGGCAACGCACGATGCTTGCGCATCGTTTCTCGGTGGAGCTGGTGCACGGGCCTCTGACACCGGATGTGGTGTGCGAGCACAAGTGCAACGAGCCACTGTGCGTGCGCGTCGGGACGGGACACCTCGTGGAGTCCACACACAGCGAGAACGTGCGCTACGCGATCGCTCTCGGCCGGCTATCCGGTCACTCACTCCTCGACGGACAGGGACGCTCACGCTATGAGCGGTACGCCGCCGTTGACGTCTCCGCTCGTCGTGTCAGCGCAGTCGGTTACGGTTCGCCCGACCCGCGAAAGGATCGATAG
- a CDS encoding DUF4192 domain-containing protein — translation MTEPIKIDNTGEMIAAIPAMLGFVPSQSVVLVFLAGNRLSHIARMDFGEMDHLLVTAAISRSNDTEGVYVIVIADNRTFHQVLDESERVIAMLLGAGADVWGSFYTPSIRGGETWTDMRGLFETGTVPDPATTEVGAATVLNGRTIARDRSELTARYRRKDSVTVTDRQRARAAKKTMGEEFASSIIRELAELVSTRTDPDAALAARVGLLLTTDIHARDAILGLAVIDPNVASETMEAIASKLRTRERVAALTVAGFFAYVNFQGPAAGSAFTAAREEVSQHPLCDTRMLGLLEEALTAGLHPTLIRKLAGTGVGIAREKFRVELPAPSGDWI, via the coding sequence ATGACCGAGCCCATCAAGATTGACAACACCGGCGAGATGATCGCTGCCATCCCGGCCATGCTGGGCTTCGTGCCGTCGCAGTCGGTCGTGCTGGTCTTCCTCGCGGGCAACCGGTTGTCCCACATCGCCCGGATGGACTTCGGCGAGATGGACCATCTGCTCGTCACCGCCGCGATCAGCCGCTCCAATGACACCGAGGGTGTGTACGTCATCGTGATCGCCGACAACCGCACCTTCCATCAGGTGCTCGACGAATCCGAGCGCGTGATCGCGATGCTGCTCGGTGCCGGAGCCGATGTGTGGGGCAGCTTCTACACCCCGAGCATCCGCGGCGGCGAGACCTGGACCGACATGCGCGGGCTGTTCGAGACCGGCACGGTCCCCGACCCCGCCACCACCGAGGTGGGCGCCGCGACCGTCCTCAACGGCCGCACCATCGCCCGCGACCGCTCCGAGCTCACCGCCCGCTACCGCCGCAAGGACTCGGTGACCGTCACCGATCGTCAACGCGCCCGCGCCGCGAAAAAGACGATGGGAGAGGAGTTCGCGAGCAGCATCATCCGCGAGCTGGCCGAGCTGGTGAGCACCCGCACCGACCCCGATGCCGCGCTCGCCGCACGAGTCGGGTTGCTGCTCACCACCGACATCCACGCCCGTGACGCCATCTTGGGACTGGCGGTGATCGACCCGAACGTTGCCTCCGAAACGATGGAAGCGATTGCCAGCAAGCTGCGCACCCGTGAGCGTGTGGCCGCGTTGACCGTCGCCGGGTTCTTCGCCTACGTGAACTTCCAGGGACCGGCCGCCGGAAGCGCGTTCACCGCCGCGCGAGAGGAAGTGAGCCAGCATCCGCTGTGCGACACCCGGATGCTCGGACTGCTCGAGGAAGCACTCACCGCGGGGCTGCACCCGACGTTGATTCGCAAGCTCGCAGGCACCGGGGTCGGTATCGCCCGTGAGAAGTTCCGTGTCGAGCTTCCCGCGCCCAGTGGCGACTGGATCTGA